In Aythya fuligula isolate bAytFul2 chromosome 19, bAytFul2.pri, whole genome shotgun sequence, one genomic interval encodes:
- the SEC16A gene encoding protein transport protein Sec16A isoform X3, whose amino-acid sequence MQQPPQTVPAGAAAPPPAGLARNVYWRNTSLSKRANAAAAPVQPVTDPFAFGRQTPQGSPLDNPSKGNALVMPSSSPAAFPQPAVLHPSPSHAGDNPHGLHTSLSAPVPQPGINTSTFSNVPVPSPSPGYVINSATEMHPNAELGLHGSAVPLHYNTGTALENSFGVHPGMVSMSNRPGGRQDASRDPSDVPSGPAAAAVFPPPPQQPVSQWRPGQGNLQSPVRNFVPHPEPSSQPDVHNISQSPVSPPHPPPQTNLQHGPVHQGVPQNPVQAPLSVGCEKNGKNVSANHGHHMNSIQPGNVFRQNAEMTNAWLNQTYQDQFYPQPPLQDSNFVIPTAQENNPKKQSPGVAETSNRPVPTDRDSGTISMFFKGDEAENEEILSSEKNYMVEKTEFASQPNSSPLYHQPMQPQWAATNVLAQVGAGSANEVVQKGMDVQYFPKTISQQEAQAAKHAMFIGDDKACAGDAAGNGGSQYENVENLECIQNQEVLPSEPHNVNASSPSAHPDLYRYGALLGQMLPKNAVVSHAEGGPNLEAPDSLPHPVRPDSVSSNYSNISHRSASSSARPPEQVGTFIQQESGKPDEESSARFFKQIDSSPLGGDSGEVNLSKSYHSNLSQPPTPSPPKPTGVFQTSANSSFEPVRSHGVGIKPAEIDQAKMVVELRENHSNQKNTKKNTAVPAASPGNLEQPPDNLETIFMPQVYPLPLAVTGEAGNMLHSGAVTENMQSLSERRSSTRAQGAIKKCDSPATTLWAHNELPNFGGNVLLAPAAPAVYVPAKQTVEVIQPPEEGLPNQQPNKPGNIAVQPSQDGNISSENLENPPKMGEEEALQSQASSGYASLLSSPPTESLQNQPILIAQPNQSYNLAQPINFSISLSNQLSSNENQPMKDAGVGDKPSMGPQTSHTGGIIPGENAPLPVMQVGSLLVNAPPNTNLLKHNLLQSPVNSSDTASNQPANLLMKTPLNLAPEGQKNVNFEGFVPEFASKPGANSSVSPGINLPSGSVLLPPVNSVVQANSSANRSNNKEEAAGVLDFTVPRTLEKSSASNAVQVHSQSLSGPTYPPQSVAAGQVGPEVHDKQHFYQQVTKDVQHQAVPDRAGQGALPQMQAAPVQQPASSGHSSAPSNYPAAAGTGATQAAQQCENQELGNQEAGSSQLARYDQASPEKQPVPGQPSGAQTSTAPPSSTGQPVVPSAQQDPQRPPLPQTPQDAFGPPQNPYYYYRHPYDAYQPPYPPPYPPADPRAASHLYYMEDSYGQYDPRYRHYDSSSAAYMEPGSYRYPEPERPSSRASHCSDRPSSRQGYPEDYYAKTGWTDYYPGYYPNAYDYGDPSRWERYSSAYDPRYRDPRSYDQRYWYDAEHNPYQKRDAYPYGSRHDRYEDHWRYDPRFTGSFDDEAEPHRDPYGDEFDRRSVHSEHSAHSLRSSHSVHSHRSSFSSRSQQSQLYRSNHDLTANAYESTAQAVSLHADYTYGGYAPNFGGQQPFTDYGYPTETGWSTVEQAPLRPSTPEKFSVPHLCARFGPGGFLIKVLPNLPSEGQPALVEIHSMETMMQHSPEQEEMRAFPGPLAKDDTHKVDVINFAQNKSTQCFKNENLIDKESASLLWDFIVLLCRQNGTVVGTDLAELLLRDHKTVWLPGKSPNEANLIDFTNEALEQVEEESGEAQLSFLTDSLITTIDTLEKETERFRELLLYGRKKDALESAMKHGLWGHALLLASKMDSRTHARVMTRFANSLPINDPLQTVYQFMSGRMPAASTCCGDEKWGDWRPHLAMVLSNLSNNVDLESRTIATMGDTLASKGLLDAAHFCYLMAQVGFGVYTRKTTKLVLIGSNHSLPFFKFATNEAIQRTEAYEYAQSLGTQPGCLHNFQVFKFIYACRLAEMGLAAQAFHYCEVISRTVLKDPHYYSPVLIGQLIQMSSQLRLFDPQIKEKPEQESLVEPSWLVRLRHVDGQIKEGAIAYNTDRSTPQQYPCSTPSSELDHTSQYDGGGVGHDMGPGTENALLASLLPNVSQQMQSVQLMPSAPQAILDGSAAVIPPGDQEAVRSVPFYPVASQPVGPGPGFAPPGFPNQYGAEPSPLYMGSTLPPGGPPQETESREEEQTNLETGMQRIPPESPSRNSFPEQREEDFYNRMASMAPGRRSRSASQSSAYMGYGRRSRTTSESSAHSVGRERSNSAAKQPSPSPPVPVGKETKKEVKKETASRKTGANWFRWLMGKGKNEAHLPDDKNKSIVWDEQKQRWVNLDEPEEESKPPPPPPTGFPKVPQTAPSGPGGPPSAPVNMFSRRAAGSRARYVDVLNPGGTKASGAVPAPADLFAPLAPMPVPANVFVPNSVPGEPQPMEGSGAAEHTPAANQTNTEPAAAADPEYLNPPILPPGSGLPVSNPDGFQSGEPAAVPPSGGPSAGTVQFYNPSQFAQSPAVTGSSRPGRIGQRKYPTLK is encoded by the exons ATGCAGCAGCCTCCACAGACTGTTCCAgcgggagcagcagctccacctCCTGCAGGCCTTGCCCGGAACGTTTACTGGAGAAACACCTCGCTCAGTAAACGAGcaaatgcagcagctgccccggTGCAGCCCGTGACAGACCCTTTTGCCTTTGGCAGACAAACTCCCCAGGGTTCCCCTTTAGATAATCCATCCAAGGGCAATGCGTTGGTTATGCCAAGTTCTTCCCCGGCGGCGTTTCCCCAGCCAGCTGTTCTGCACCCTTCACCCTCACACGCAGGGGACAATCCTCATGGACTGCACACGTCTTTGTCAGCTCCTGTTCCCCAACCAGGAATAAACACCAGTACCTTTTCTAACGTTCCAGTTCCTTCGCCGTCCCCGGGATACGTTATAAATAGCGCTACAGAAATGCATCCCAACGCAGAGCTGGGACTCCACGGCTCTGCGGTACCTTTGCATTATAATACAGGAACAGCACTTGAAAATTCTTTTGGTGTGCATCCTGGAATGGTGTCTATGTCAAACAGACCTGGAGGCAGGCAAGATGCTAGCAGAGATCCGAGCGATGTTCCTTCGGGAcccgctgcagcagcagtctTCCCTCCACCTCCTCAGCAGCCCGTGTCTCAGTGGAGACCTGGCCAAGGTAACCTGCAGTCTCCAGTTCGAAATTTTGTGCCCCATCCTGAGCCGTCTTCTCAGCCTGACGTTCACAACATTTCTCAGTCTCCGGTCagccctcctcatcctcccccgCAGACGAATTTGCAGCATGGTCCTGTACATCAAGGTGTTCCACAAAATCCCGTGCAAGCGCCTTTATCTGTTGGTTGtgaaaagaatgggaaaaatgtCTCTGCAAACCATGGTCATCACATGAACAGCATCCAGCCTGGCAATGTGTTTAGGCAGAACGCAGAAATGACTAATGCTTGGTTAAATCAAACTTACCAGGACCAGTTTTACCCACAGCCACCCTTGCAAGACTCCAATTTTGTCATTCCCACAGCTCaggaaaacaaccccaaaaaacAATCTCCAGGTGTGGCTGAAACATCAAATAGACCCGTTCCCACAGACCGAGATTCGGGAACCATCTCCATGTTTTTCAAAGGGGATGAGGCAGAGAATGAAGAAAtactttcatctgaaaaaaattacatggtTGAGAAAACCGAGTTTGCTTCTCAGCCAAATTCATCGCCCCTGTATCACCAGCCCATGCAGCCTCAGTGGGCTGCAACGAATGTTCTGGCGCAGGTCGGTGCAGGTTCAGCCAACGAGGTGGTACAAAAAGGAATGGATGTGCAGTATTTCCCTAAAACGATCAGCCAGCAGGAGGCACAGGCTGCCAAGCACGCGATGTTTATCGGTGATGACAAAGCGTGCGCAGGTGATGCAGCCGGTAACGGTGGGTCACAGTACGAAAACGTGGAGAACCTGGAGTGCATTCAGAATCAGGAAGTGCTGCCAAGCGAGCCGCACAACGTGAACGCTTCATCCCCTTCTGCTCACCCTGATCTGTACAGATACggagccctgctggggcagatgCTTCCAAAGAACGCTGTTGTGAGCCATGCTGAAGGAGGACCAAATTTGGAGGCACCTGATTCCTTACCTCATCCCGTCCGGCCCGATAGCGTATCTTCAAACTATAGCAACATTAGCCATAGGAGTGCTTCGAGCTCAGCGAGACCTCCCGAGCAAGTCGGTACGTTTATTCAGCAAGAAAGTGGGAAGCCTGATGAAGAATCCTCTGCTCGCTTCTTCAAACAGATCGACTCTTCTCCTCTGGGAGGTGATTCAGGCGAGGTAAACCTGAGCAAGAGCTACCATAGTAACCTCTCCCAGCCTCCAACTCCAAGCCCTCCCAAGCCTACAGGAGTGTTTCAGACGAGCGCAAACAGTTCTTTTGAACCTGTGAGGTCCCACGGAGTTGGCATAAAACCTGCCGAAATTGACCAGGCAAAGATGGTGGTCGAGTTAAGAGAGAACCACTCAAACCAAAAGAATACCAAGAAGAACACAGCCGTGCCAGCTGCGTCACCAGGCAATCTCGAACAGCCACCAGATAATCTGGAAACTATTTTTATGCCTCAGGTATACCCGCTGCCTCTCGCAGTTACTGGTGAAGCTGGAAACATGTTGCACTCTGGAGCTGTTACAGAAAACATGCAGTCGTTGTCTGAGCGAAGGTCTTCAACGAGAGCTCAGGGAGCAATTAAGAAGTGTGACAGCCCAGCAACAACTCTGTGGGCTCATAATGAATTACCTAATTTTGGGGGAAATGTTCTTctagctcctgctgctcctgcggTGTATGTACCTGCCAAACAAACTGTGGAAGTCATTCAGCCACCAGAAGAAGGCCTGCCTAATCAGCAGCCAAACAAACCAGGGAATATTGCTGTGCAGCCTTCCCAAGATGGAAATATATCTTCTGAAAATCTTGAGAATCCTCCCAAAatgggagaagaggaggcacTTCAGTCTCAGGCAAGTTCTGGTTATGCAAGTTTGTTGTCTTCTCCACCTACGGAGTCTTTGCAAAATCAGCCTATCCTGATTGCTCAGCCTAATCAAAGCTATAACTTGGCTCAGCcaattaatttttctatttctctatCTAATCAGCTAAGCAGCAATGAAAATCAGCCAATGAAGGATGCCGGGGTTGGGGACAAGCCTTCGATGGGCCCCCAGACTTCACATACTGGTGGGATCATCCCGGGGGAAAATGCACCGCTGCCTGTGATGCAAGTTGGATCTCTGTTAGTTAATGCACCTCCAAATACTAATCtgttaaaacataatttattgcAAAGCCCTGTTAATTCCTCTGATACTGCCTCTAATCAGCCTGCAAACTTGCTCATGAAAACACCGCTTAATTTAGCTCCTGAAGGGCAAAAGAATGTTAATTTTGAAGGTTTTGTTCCTGAATTTGCTAGCAAACCGGGAGCTAATTCATCCGTCTCTCCTGGGATTAATCTTCCCAGTGGAAgtgtgctgctgccacctgtTAATTCCGTAGTACAGGCTAATAGTTCTGCAAATCGCTCAAATAACAAAGAAGAAGCTGCTGGAGTGCTTGACTTTACAGTGCCACGGACATTGGAGAAAAGCAGTGCGAGTAACGCTGTGCAAGTGCACAGTCAGTCGCTTTCTGGTCCCACGTATCCTCCGCAGTCAGTCGCTGCTGGCCAGGTGGGTCCTGAGGTGCATGACAAACAACATTTCTATCAACAGGTAACAAAAGATGTACAGCATCAGGCTGTGCCAGacagagctgggcagggagcgTTGCCCCAAATGCAGGCAGCACCCGTGCAGCAACCGGCATCTTCCGGGCACTCCTCGGCTCCTTCCAACTAcccggctgctgcagggactggCGCCACGCAGGCAGCGCAGCAGTGCGAGAACCAGGAGCTGGGGAACCAAGAGGCCGGTTCCTCGCAGCTGGCGAGGTACGACCAGGCGAGCCCTGAGAAGCAGCCCGTGCCTGGGCAGCCGTCGGGTGCACAGACTTCCACAGCTCCTCCTAGCAGCACCGGCCAGCCGGTCGTGCCAAGTGCACAGCAAGACCCGCAGCGTCCGCCCCTGCCTCAGACTCCTCAGGATGCCTTTGGTCCACCACAGAACCCCTACTACTACTACAGACATCCTTATGATGCTTACCAGCCTCCATATCCCCCACCGTACCCTCCTGCGGATCCCAGAGCAGCATCTCATCTTTATTACATG GAGGACAGCTACGGACAGTACGACCCACGGTACAGACACTACGATAGCAGCAGCGCTGCTTATATGGAGCCCGGGAGCTATCGTTACCCTGAGCCCGAACGTCCCAGTTCCAGAGCCAGCCACTGCTCTGACAGGCCTTCTTCTAG GCAGGGGTATCCTGAAGATTATTATGCAAAAACTGGATGGACTGATTATTATCCAGGCTATTACCCAAATGCATATGACTATGGAG atcCAAGTCGTTGGGAACGTTACTCGTCAGCATATGACCCCAGATACAGAGATCCTAGAAGTTACGATCAGAGGTATTGGTATGATGCTGAACACAACCCTTACCAGAAGAGAGACGCATATCCATATGGCAGCAG ACATGACCGATACGAAGATCATTGGAGATACGATCCTCGTTTTACTGGAAGCTTTGATGATGAAGCAGAGCCTCACAGAGATCCTTATGGCGATGAATTTGACAGACGCAGCGTTCACAGTGAGCATTCTGCTCATAGTCTCCGTAGCTCCCACAGTGTTCACAGTCACCGGAGCAGTTTTAGCTCTCGCTCTCAGCAA AGCCAGCTGTATAGAAGTAACCATGATCTAACGGCTAATGCCTATGAAAGTACTGCACAGGCAGTGTCGCTGCATGCAGATTATACGTATGGTGGATATGCTCCTAACTTTGGTGGACAACAGCCTTTTACAGATTATGGCTACCCGACTGAAACTGGATGGTCAACTGTAGAACAAG CACCTTTAAGGCCCTCAACGCCTGAGAAATTTTCAGTGCCTCATCTGTGTGCTAGGTTTGGTCCTGGGGGATTCTTAATAAAAGTGCTGCCAAACCTGCCTTCAGAAGGACAGCCAGCTCTGGTTGAAATACACAGTATGGAG ACTATGATGCAGCACTCTCCAGAGCAAGAAGAGATGAGAGCGTTTCCTGGTCCTCTTGCTAA ggATGACACCCATAAAGTGGACGTTATTAATTTTGCACAAAATAAATCTACACAGTGCTTCaagaatgaaaatttaattGACAAAGAATCTGCAAGTCTGCTTTGGGACTTCATTGTTCTGTTGTGCAGGCAGAATGGG ACTGTTGTGGGAACAGACTTGGCTGAACTTTTGCTCCGAGATCATAAAACAGTATGGCTTCCTGGAAAGTCCCCTAATGAAGCAAATTTGATCGATTTCACTAATGAGGCTTTGGAACAAGTAGAAGAGGAATCTGGTGAAGCTCAGCTCTCGTTTCTCACTGATAGTCTTATAACCACAATTGACACTCttgagaaagagacagagagattCAGAGAGTTGCTGCTTTATGGCCGTAAGAAG GATGCGTTGGAATCGGCCATGAAGCATGGCTTATGGGGTCATGCCCTGCTACTTGCCAGCAAGATGGACAGCAGAACGCATGCAAGAGTTATGACCAG ATTTGCCAACAGTCTCCCGATTAATGACCCTCTGCAGACTGTTTACCAGTTCATGTCTGGAAGGATGCCAGCTGCATCCACG TGCTGTGGAGATGAGAAATGGGGAGACTGGAGGCCTCATCTAGCAATGGTGTTATCCAACTTGTCAAACAATGTGGACTTGGAATCCAGGACTATTGCAACCATGGGAGACACTCTTG CTTCTAAAGGATTGCTTGATGCTGCTCACTTCTGTTACCTGATGGCCCAAGTTGGTTTTGGAGTTTACACAAGGAAGACAACAAAACTTGTCCTAATTGGATCAAATCATAG CTTGCCATTTTTTAAGTTTGCCACCAATGAAGCCATTCAAAGAACAGAAGCCTATGAATACGCACAGTCACTAGGAACTCAGCCTGGCTGCTTGCACAATTTCCAG GTTTTCAAATTCATCTATGCTTGCCGACTTGCTGAAATGGGACTTGCTGCTCAGGCCTTCCATTATTGTGAAGTGATTTCCAGAACTGTCCTCAAAGATCCACACTACTATTCACCTGTACTCATTGGCCAGCTAATTCAG ATGTCATCGCAACTGCGCCTGTTTGATCCACAGATAAAAGAGAAACCAGAACAAGAATCTCTTGTTGAACCTTCCTGGTTGGTAAGGCTTCGCCATGTGGATGGACAGATCAAG gaGGGTGCAATAGCTTATAACACAGACAGATCCACACCACAACAGTATCCGTGTAGCACACCAAGCTCTGAATTAGACCATACCAGTCAATATGATGGAGGAGGAGTTGGCCATGACATGGGCCCGGGCACTGAAAATGCATTGTTAGCATCCTTATTACCCAATGTGTCTCAACAGATGCAAAGTGTGCAGCTGATGCCTTCAG CACCTCAGGCTATACTTGATGGGTCAGCTGCTGTGATTCCTCCTGGTGACCAGGAAGCTGTCCGAAGTGTCCCCTTCTACCCAGTGGCTTCTCAGCCCGTTGGTCCAGGCCCTGGCTTTGCACCTCCAGGGTTTCCAAATCAGTATGGAGCTGAACCATCACCGCTGTATATGGGGTCAACACTACCACCAGGAGGGCCACCGCAAGAAACCGAGTCACGGGAAGAAGAGCAGACAAATCTGGAAACAG gAATGCAGAGAATTCCTCCAGAGTCTCCTTCACGAAACTCTTTCCCTGAACAGAGAGAGGAGGATTTCTACAACAGAATGGCTAGCATG GCACCAGGACGAAGATCCAGATCTGCATCTCAGTCTTCAGCATATATG GGCTACGGGCGAAGGTCACGGACAACTTCAGAGTCCTCTGCTCATTCTGTGGGACGAGAAAGATCCAACTCTGCAGCAAAACAgccttctccttctccacctgTTCCTGTAGGGAAAGAGActaaaaaagaagtaaaaaaagaGACAGCATCTAGAAAG acCGGTGCAAACTGGTTTCGCTGGCtgatggggaaaggaaagaatgaagcTCACCTTCCAgatgacaaaaacaaatct ATTGTTTGGGATGAACAGAAACAGCGCTGGGTTAATTTGGATGAACCAGaagaagag AGTAaacctccaccaccacctccaacAGGATTTCCTAAAGTTCCCCAGACTGCTCCATCTGGGCCTGGAGGCCCACCTAGTGCCCCTGTCAACATGTTCTCCAGAAGAGCAG CAGGAAGCAGAGCCCGTTACGTCGATGTTCTGAATCCAGGTGGAACCAAGGCGAGTGGTGCTGTTCCTGCACCGGCAGATCTGTTTGCCCCATTGGCACCAATGCCAGTTCCTGCAAATGTCTTTGTTCCAAACTCAG TTCCAGGGGAACCCCAGCCGATGGAAGGGAGTGGTGCAGCAGAGCACACTCCAGctgcaaaccaaaccaacacagaacctgctgcagctgctgatcCAGAG tatttAAACCCTCCAATCCTTCCACCTGGATCTGGGCTTCCTGTTTCCAACCCTGATGGCTTCCAATCAGGAGAG CCTGCCGCTGTACCACCTTCGGGGGGACCTTCAGCAGGAACAGTACAGTTCTACAATCCTTCTCAATTTGCACAA TCTCCTGCAGTCACTGGAAGTTCAAGGCCAGGAAGAATAGGACAGAGGAAGTATCCAACGCTGAAGTAG